The nucleotide sequence GGCGGCCGCGTGCGCGGCACCGGCGAGTTCCGCGAGTACCCGGTGCAGCAGGTGTACCGCGCCGTGGGCTACTACGGCACGCCCGTCATCGACGCGCCGTTCGACGACAAGGCCGGCGTGGTCTCGAACGTCGAAGGACGCGTGAAGGATGCTGCGACCACCGGCGACGTCGACGCTCCGGTGATCGCCGGCCTCTACGCCACCGGCTGGATCAAGCGCGGTCCCGTCGGACTCATCGGCCACACGAAGTCCGACGCGATGGAGACCATCGCGCACCTCGTCTCGGATGTCGAGGCCGGGTGCCTGTCGGCTCCGACCGTCCACGGTGACGTGCTCGAGCTGCTGGAGGAGCGCGACGTGGCGTTCACGACGTGGGACGGCTGGCTCGCACTCGACGCACATGAGCGCGACCTCGGTGCGAACCACCTGCACACGCGCGAGCGTGTCAAGGTCGTCCCGCGCGACGAGCAGGTCGCGATCTCGCGGGGAGCCCTCGTCAAATGACGTACGTGATCGCCCTGCCGTGCGTCGATGTGAAGGACCGAGCCTGCATCGACGAGTGCCCGGTCGACTGCATCTACGAGGGCGAGCGGTCGCTGTACATCCACCCCGACGAGTGCGTCGACTGCGGCGCCTGCGAGCCCGTGTGCCCGGTCGAGGCGATCTACTACGAGGACGACCTGCCGGAGGAATGGCAGGACTACTACACCGCGAACGTCGAGTTCTTCGACGACATCGGGTCGCCCGGCGGTGCGGCCAAGACCGGCGTCATCGCGAAGGACCACCCGGTCATCGCGGCGCTTCCTCCCCAAGGAGACGGCCATGACTGAACCCGCAACCGCTGCGCCCACGACCGAGGTCGATGTCGTCATCATCGGCGGCGGCCCCGCGGGTCTGTCGGCGGCGCTCAACCTCGGGCGGGCCCGCGCGTCGGTCGTCCTCGTCGACGCCGGCCGGCCCCGCAACGCCGCGACCCTGCGCTCGCACGGGTTCCTCACGCGCGACGGCGTCCCGCCGCTCGAGCTGCGCAAGCTCGCGCGGGCCGAGCTCACCGCTTACCCGAATGTGCAGGTGTTCGACCGCACCGTCGTGACGGCGCTGCAGGAACGCGACGGCGGCGAGGGACGGCGTTTCCTCGCGGCGCTGCAGGGCCGTGGGACCGGCATCCCGCCGGCCGTCGCCGCGCGCTCGGTGCTCGTCGCCACCGGCCTGCGCGAGACCCTTCCCGCCATCGCGAGCCTGCGCGCCTTCTACGGCATGACCGTCTTCAGCTGCGCCGCGTGCGACGCGTGGGAGCTGCAGGACCGGCCGCTCGCCCTCATCGGCGAGACGCGCGATCTTTCCGCCCGCGCCCGGCTGATCGCCCGCTGGACCGACAGGCTGACCGTCTTCACCAACGGTTCGGACGCCGTCGACACGGTCGAAGAGGCCGAGCTCGCAGCATCCGGGATCGTCGTCGAACGGCGGGTGATCGACGACCTCGAAGGCGACCGCGGCACCGTCACGGCGGTGCGCCTCGTCGACGGCGCGCGCGTCGAGATCGACGGCGGCTTCGTGCGGCCGCAGTGGCACCCCGCCCTCGACTTCGTCGGCGGCATCGACCTCGAGCGCGACGGTTTCGGCAACCTGGTCACCGATCGCTCGGGGCGCACGTCGGTGGCGGGCCTGTATGCCGCGGGCGATGCCGCGTCCCCGGGTCCGCAGCAGCTCATCGTCGCCGCGGGGCAGGGCGCACGCGCGGCCGCTGTGATGGTGCACGATCTCGTCGGGGTGAGCACCGCCCACTGAGCCGGCCGCCCCCCGGGGCGTGGCGCACGATGTTTCATCGATCGGATACCTGGGTGTTCCGGTTCAGGACGCCGCGATCGGCGAGGATGTCGCCGATGTCCGACGACCTCGCCGACGATTCGGCCGCCGAGCTGAAGGCGCTGCGCCTGCGCGCCTACGGACCGGAGGCCGATATCGACGGCGATCCGCACGCGCTCAGCCGGCTGCGCGAGCTCGAGGCACGCGCCCTCGGCGAGCCCGGGGCGGCCGATGACCCCGCGGCGGCGCCCCCGGCGACGGAACAGGACGGACCGGTCGCGGCTCGCGACGTGAAGGCACCGTGGTGGGAGAGGCACCGCGCGCTGCTCTGGGGCGGGTCGGTGCTGGTCGCCGTCCTCGTCGGGGCGGCGGCAGGCTCCGTTCGGCTGCCGCCAGGTCGGGAACAGGTCGCGGTCCTCGTCGAGGACGCCGACGGACTGTGGCCGGAGCAGATGTGGGGCGCGCGACCACCCGATGGTGTGACTTTCGACGAGTACTTCGGGCTGACTGCGATCGCCTCTGCGCGCGACTTCGGCAACGGCACCCACAGCACGTGCCTGTGGGTGTACGACTCCGAATCGGTCAACTTCGGCCTGTCGGCAGGGTCGTGCGCTGCCGGCTCGGCCCCCACGTCGACGACGATCGCCGTCACCTCGCAGGCCCCCGCGGCCCTGCTCGAGGAGTTCGCCGAAGGCACCACTCTGCAGTTCGTCCGCGACGACGACCGCGTGATCGTCTACGCGCAGCAGCCGTAGGAGCCGGGCGTCACTGCCCGCCGGTGGAGTCGGCGGCCAGCGCCTCGCGGCCGGGCGCCAGCATGTCGTGCACCTGCCCGCCGCGGGTGCGGGCGGGTGTGACCGTGTCGGGCCAGTCCGCGATCTGCCGCTCGGCCCAGTCCGCCCACGCGATGATGTGGTCGTAGTGGCCGATCATGAACGTGTTGGCGAGTGCGAACAGGTGCTTGCGTTCGGGGAAGGTGCCACCGGTCGCGCTGATGAACGCCGCGTAGCGCGCGAACATCTCGCGGTTCGCGAGCGCCTGCTCCCGCGTGCGGTCGAGGGTCGCGCGCAGATCGTCGAGCGAGCCCTGGTCGGACAGGAGCACCCGCACCATGCCCTCGAACTCGAGGGTCGGCGGCCGCACCGGCGTGCGGAGCCACGCGGCGAGCGCCTCACGCCCTTCCGGCGTGATGGAGTAGATCGTGCGGGCGCGCTTGCCGGTGTGCTCCTGCCGCGTCTCGACGAATCCCGCCTTGTGGAGGCGATTGAGCACGGCATAGCGCCCACGGTCTGCGGACGGCCAGAGCTCCGAGACGCCGCGCCCGAGCTGCTCGGCGAGCTGGTACGCCGACCAGTCGCTTCCGGCCAACAGACCCAGGGTGAGGTACCCGGTGACCGTGAGTTCGCGTTCGGCCACGACAAGGCTCCTTCCCCGGCCGGCGTTCGGGTCGCCGTCGCGGAACATAAAGGCTATCCCGCGACGCTGCAACGACCTTATACTGCAAATTGCAGTAAACATCGGCGAGGCATCCGGCGTGGGGACGCGGACGATCGCCGTCGGCGGGACTCACGTGGGGACGCAGGCCCGCCCTGCGGCGGGCGGTCTGGGGGGACCGCCCGCCGCACAGCT is from Microbacterium sp. LWH3-1.2 and encodes:
- the fdxA gene encoding ferredoxin, encoding MTYVIALPCVDVKDRACIDECPVDCIYEGERSLYIHPDECVDCGACEPVCPVEAIYYEDDLPEEWQDYYTANVEFFDDIGSPGGAAKTGVIAKDHPVIAALPPQGDGHD
- a CDS encoding NAD(P)/FAD-dependent oxidoreductase; protein product: MTEPATAAPTTEVDVVIIGGGPAGLSAALNLGRARASVVLVDAGRPRNAATLRSHGFLTRDGVPPLELRKLARAELTAYPNVQVFDRTVVTALQERDGGEGRRFLAALQGRGTGIPPAVAARSVLVATGLRETLPAIASLRAFYGMTVFSCAACDAWELQDRPLALIGETRDLSARARLIARWTDRLTVFTNGSDAVDTVEEAELAASGIVVERRVIDDLEGDRGTVTAVRLVDGARVEIDGGFVRPQWHPALDFVGGIDLERDGFGNLVTDRSGRTSVAGLYAAGDAASPGPQQLIVAAGQGARAAAVMVHDLVGVSTAH
- a CDS encoding PadR family transcriptional regulator is translated as MAERELTVTGYLTLGLLAGSDWSAYQLAEQLGRGVSELWPSADRGRYAVLNRLHKAGFVETRQEHTGKRARTIYSITPEGREALAAWLRTPVRPPTLEFEGMVRVLLSDQGSLDDLRATLDRTREQALANREMFARYAAFISATGGTFPERKHLFALANTFMIGHYDHIIAWADWAERQIADWPDTVTPARTRGGQVHDMLAPGREALAADSTGGQ